A genomic window from Herpetosiphonaceae bacterium includes:
- a CDS encoding aldehyde dehydrogenase family protein: MSIAEIFETMEYGPAPESAAPANAWLDAHSRRFGMYIDGAWTEAAEDRTFESINPANRQVLAHVTQATQAEVDAAVAAARTAYESWSQTPGHVRARYLYALARQVQKHSRRLAVLETLDNGKPIRETRDIDIPLVARHFYYHAGWAQLMESELPEYGPIGVVGQIIPWNFPLLMLAWKIAPALAMGNTVVLKPAEWTSLTALAFAEICAEIGLPRGVVNIVTGDGKVGEMIVRHPGIDKIAFTGSTEVGRIIREATAGSGKALSLELGGKSPFVVFDDADLDSVVEGVVDAIWFNQGQVCCAGSRLLVQESIASRLIDKLRTRMERLRVGDPTDKAIDIGAIVAPVQLEKIRRLVEQGQSEGATIWQPSWACPTEGYFFPPTLFTDVAPAATIAQVEIFGPVLVTMTFRTPAEAVALANNTRYGLAASVWSEDINQALDVAGKIKAGVVWINSTNLFDAAAGFGGYRESGYGREGGKEGLYEYAKLKEQKNKGTREQGEHREPRTENRELGNGNLELGTRNLEPEASGNGHTFGLPSIDRTPKNYIGGKQARPDSGYSRSVYDPQGRIVGEVGEGNRKDIRNAVEAANAAARWAEQTGHLRAQILYYIAENLSARADEFAARIVAQTQRSAESAALEVERTIERLFTYAAWADKYDGAVHRTPFRNATLAMPEPIGVIGIACPDEYPLLGCVSLLAPAIGMGNAVVLIPSERHPLSATDLYQVLDTSDVPGGVVNIVTGARDPLAKVLAEHANVDAMWYFGPQAGCGMVERASTSNLKRTWVSSQPRDWLDRRAGEGEVFLRQATQIKNIWVPYGA; encoded by the coding sequence CGCCAACGCCTGGCTCGACGCGCACAGCCGACGCTTCGGCATGTACATCGACGGCGCGTGGACCGAGGCCGCCGAGGATCGCACGTTCGAGAGCATCAACCCGGCCAATCGTCAGGTGCTCGCGCACGTCACGCAGGCGACGCAGGCCGAGGTCGACGCTGCGGTTGCCGCCGCGCGCACGGCCTACGAGAGCTGGTCGCAGACGCCGGGCCACGTCCGGGCGCGCTACCTGTACGCGCTGGCACGACAGGTCCAGAAGCACTCGCGGCGGCTGGCGGTGCTGGAGACGCTCGACAACGGCAAGCCGATCCGCGAAACCCGCGACATCGACATCCCGCTGGTCGCGCGGCACTTCTACTACCACGCCGGCTGGGCGCAGCTCATGGAGTCCGAGCTGCCGGAGTACGGCCCGATCGGTGTGGTCGGGCAGATCATCCCCTGGAATTTTCCGCTGCTGATGCTGGCCTGGAAGATCGCGCCCGCGCTGGCGATGGGCAACACGGTGGTGCTCAAGCCCGCCGAGTGGACCTCGCTGACGGCGCTGGCCTTCGCCGAGATCTGCGCCGAGATTGGCCTGCCGCGCGGCGTGGTCAATATCGTCACTGGCGACGGCAAGGTCGGCGAGATGATCGTCAGGCATCCCGGCATCGACAAGATCGCCTTCACCGGCTCGACCGAGGTCGGGCGGATCATCCGCGAGGCGACGGCGGGCAGCGGCAAGGCGCTCTCGCTGGAGCTGGGCGGCAAGTCGCCGTTCGTAGTCTTCGACGACGCCGACCTGGACAGCGTGGTCGAGGGCGTGGTCGACGCGATCTGGTTCAACCAGGGCCAGGTCTGCTGCGCCGGATCGCGGCTGCTGGTGCAGGAGAGCATCGCGTCGCGGCTGATCGACAAGCTGCGCACGCGCATGGAGCGGCTGCGGGTGGGCGATCCCACCGACAAGGCGATCGACATCGGCGCGATCGTCGCGCCCGTGCAGCTTGAGAAGATCCGGCGGCTGGTCGAGCAGGGCCAGAGCGAGGGCGCGACGATCTGGCAGCCGTCGTGGGCCTGTCCCACCGAGGGCTACTTCTTCCCGCCGACGCTGTTCACCGATGTTGCGCCCGCCGCGACGATCGCGCAGGTGGAGATCTTCGGCCCGGTGCTGGTGACGATGACCTTCCGCACGCCTGCCGAGGCGGTCGCGCTGGCGAATAACACGCGCTACGGCCTGGCGGCCAGCGTATGGAGCGAGGACATCAACCAGGCGCTCGACGTAGCAGGCAAGATCAAGGCGGGCGTGGTCTGGATCAACAGCACCAATCTCTTCGACGCCGCTGCGGGCTTCGGCGGCTACCGCGAGAGCGGCTACGGGCGCGAGGGCGGCAAAGAGGGGCTGTATGAGTACGCGAAGTTAAAAGAACAAAAGAACAAAGGAACAAGGGAACAAGGAGAGCACCGAGAACCAAGAACCGAGAACCGAGAACTGGGGAACGGCAACTTGGAACTTGGAACTCGAAACTTGGAACCCGAAGCGTCAGGCAACGGGCACACGTTCGGGCTTCCCTCGATCGATCGCACGCCCAAGAACTATATCGGCGGCAAGCAGGCGCGGCCCGACTCCGGCTACAGCCGGTCGGTCTATGATCCGCAGGGCCGGATCGTCGGCGAGGTGGGCGAGGGCAACCGCAAAGATATTCGTAACGCGGTCGAGGCGGCCAACGCCGCCGCCAGGTGGGCCGAGCAGACCGGCCATCTGCGCGCCCAGATTCTCTACTATATTGCTGAAAACCTGAGCGCGCGCGCCGATGAGTTTGCCGCGCGCATCGTCGCGCAGACGCAGCGCAGCGCCGAGTCGGCGGCCCTGGAGGTCGAGCGGACAATCGAGCGGCTCTTTACGTACGCCGCCTGGGCCGACAAGTACGACGGCGCGGTCCATCGCACGCCCTTCCGCAACGCGACGCTCGCCATGCCTGAGCCGATCGGCGTGATCGGCATCGCCTGTCCCGACGAGTATCCGCTGCTGGGCTGCGTCTCGCTGCTGGCTCCGGCGATCGGCATGGGCAACGCCGTGGTGCTGATCCCGTCGGAGCGCCATCCGCTCTCGGCGACGGATCTGTATCAGGTGCTCGACACCAGCGACGTGCCCGGCGGCGTGGTCAACATCGTCACGGGAGCGCGCGACCCGCTGGCGAAGGTGCTGGCCGAGCACGCCAACGTCGACGCGATGTGGTACTTCGGGCCGCAGGCTGGCTG